In a single window of the Drosophila albomicans strain 15112-1751.03 chromosome 3, ASM965048v2, whole genome shotgun sequence genome:
- the LOC117568965 gene encoding enoyl-[acyl-carrier-protein] reductase, mitochondrial yields MLRKSLPSWTHPKILCRQMSVVARSLKYTQHGEPQDVLHLVEDQLAEPKNQQVLVKILAAPINPADINTIQGKYPVKPKFPAVAGNEFVGEVICVGDKVKKLQPGAHVVPLATGLGTWTTHAVYNEDQLMAISNKVGLAEAATITVNPCTAYRMLKDFVQLSPGDTVIQNGANSAVGQAVHQLCKAWGINSVGIVRNRPEIAELKKMLECLGANAVLTEEEMRTSDIFKSGKLQRPKLAFNCVGGKSATEVSRHLNDRGVMVTYGGMSREPVTVATGPLIFKDIAFRGFWMTRWSKENYSAPERTQMFKELCQLMEQGKFVAPTHEMVPLEKFKEAAAAALSFKGFTGKKFILEMSC; encoded by the exons atgttgcgCAAATCGTTGCCCAGCTGGACGCACCCAAAGATCTTGTGTCGGCAAATGTCTGTTGTGGCAAGATCCCTAAAGTACACACAACACGGCGAACCACAGGATGTGTTACATCTGGTGGAGGATCAACTGGCCGAGCCAAAAAATCAGCAAGTGTTGGTGAAGATTCTGGCAGCTCCCATCAACCCAGCGGACATCAATACTATACAAG gcAAATATCCGGTGAAGCCAAAGTTCCCTGCTGTGGCTGGCAATGAGTTTGTGGGCGAGGTTATTTGTGTGGGCGACAAGGTCAAGAAGCTGCAACCAGGAGCTCATGTAGTGCCACTGGCTACCGGTTTGGGCACCTGGACAACACATGCCGTCTACAACGAGGATCAACTGATGGCCATATCTAATAAGGTTGGATTGGCGGAGGCAGCAACTATTACGGTGAATCCTTGCACCGCCTATCGCATGCTCAAGGACTTTGTGCAGTTGTCACCCGGTGACACAGTCATCCAGAATGGAGCTAACAGCGCCGTTGGCCAAGCTGTGCATCAATTGTGCAAGGCGTGGGGCATTAATAGCGTGGGCATTGTGCGCAATCGCCCCGAGATAGCGGAGCTGAAAAAGATGCTCGAGTGCCTGGGCGCCAATGCTGTGTTAACCGAAGAGGAGATGCGAACCAGCGACATCTTTAAGAGCGGCAAACTACAGCGTCCTAAGCTGGCGTTCAATTGTGTTGGCGGCAAGAGTGCGACGGAGGTGTCACGTCATCTTAACGATCGTGGCGTCATGGTCACCTATGGCGGCATGTCGCGTGAACCTGTCACCGTCGCCACAGGGCCGCTGATCTTTAAGGATATTGCATTCCGTGGTTTCTGGATGACGCGTTGGTCTAAAGAGAACTACAGTGCTCCCGAACGTACTCAGATGTTCAAGGAGCTGTGCCAGCTGATGGAGCAGGGCAAGTTCGTGGCGCCCACACACGAAATGGTGCCGCTGGAGAAATTCAAggaagcggcagcagcagcgctcaGTTTCAAAGGATTCACCGGAAAGAAATTCATACTCGAAATGAGCTGTTAA
- the LOC117568339 gene encoding protein OSCP1 — translation MTTQQHTQAVNPRANVFILVNLGCEALFVIDQRLKAQQIESDKSVQVIHDVISVLLEPKFIESLINGSVHSEAQLLTAEHCKFMLNDIATCSLMRLTETSMDKLWNLMTMVYKWQLFVSQHQHNLLDITFRHLDAINKLHPDAKRHMLIDFSKNTLLDFWNSCGEDQQLSIYRTNKAWLQCFNTKISLLIRLGFQAMDGSFINAMDQSHYLDYAKCIGENIYIKSSELAQQQQQQEPNRMDQLAAQLSIGQTPLAAGEDLQPIDAGRFQKQFEQTFSHPLFVDLDNNATTQTQSNPNASGCEFVQLLTADSNPNPNINPEPTSSSGSGSVLNQQLIDLYSKMH, via the exons ATGacgacacaacaacacacacaagccGTCAATCCACGCGCCAATGTCTTCATACTGGTCAATCTGGGCTGTGAGGCATTGTTCGTAATTGACCAACGACTGAAGGCCCAACAAATCGAGTCCGACAAATCCGTTCAGG TCATACACGATGTGATTTCGGTGCTGTTGGAGCCCAAATTCATAGAGTCGCTGATCAATGGATCCGTGCACAGTGAAGCCCAACTGTTGACGGCCGAGCACTGCAAGTTCATGTTAAATGACATCGCCACCTGTTCGCTTATGCGGCTCACCGAGACATCTATGGATAAGCTGTGGAATCTGATGACGATGGTCTACAAGTGGCAATTGTTTGTGTCACAGCATCAGCACAATTTGCTGGATATAACATTTCGTCACCTAGACGCCATCAACAAACTGCACCCTGACGCAAAGCGTCATATGCTCATCGATTTCAGCAAGAATACTTTATTGGATTTCTGGAATTCCTGCGGCGAAGATCAACAGCTGTCCATCTATCGCACCAATAAGGCCTGGTTACAGTGCTTCAATACAAAGATATCGTTGCTGATACGCCTTGGATTTCAGGCTATGGATGGCAGCTTCATCAATGCTATGGATCAGAGTCATTATTTAGACTATGCAAAGTGCATTGGTGAGAATATCTACATAAAGAGTAGCGAACTCgctcagcaacagcaacaacaagagccaAATCGCATGGATCAACTGGCTGCCCAGCTAAGCATCGGCCAGACGCCACTTGCGGCTGGTGAGGATTTGCAGCCCATCGATGCGGGTCGGTTTCAGAAGCAATTTGAGCAAACATTCTCCCACCCATTGTTCGTCGATTTAGATAACAACGCCACGACCCAGACGCAGAGCAATCCAAACGCCTCAGGTTGTGAGTTTGTGCAGCTGCTGACAGCAGACAGCAATCCTAATCCAAATATCAATCCGGAACCGACGAGCAGCAGTGGAAGCGGCTCAGTGCTCAATCAGCAACTGATCGATTTGTACAGCAAAATGCACTAA
- the LOC117568964 gene encoding nedd8-activating enzyme E1 catalytic subunit, producing the protein MSVASPSNPSIALQSKWWNGLRNVLEREGLFCKDDFTPSAENLEFLQTKSKVLIIGAGGLGCELLKDLALMGFGDLHVIDMDTIELSNLNRQFLFRRSDINSSKAECAARFINNRVPSCKVTPHFAKIQDFDETFYQQFHIIVCGLDSIVARRWINGMLLSMLRYEDDNSIDVSSIIPMIDGGTEGFKGNARVILPGFTACIECTLDLFPPQINYPLCTIANTPRLPEHCIEYVKLIQWDKENPFGAPLDGDDPQHIGWIYERAQERANQFNISGVTYRLVQGVIKHIIPAVASTNAVIAAACAMEVFKLATSCYDSMANYLNFNDLDGIYTYTYEAEKSETCLACSNAPQVVNIEHPNTSTLDDVIKQLCELPRFQLKSPALTTVMADGKQRTLYMANVKSIEEATRKNLTQSLGELGLQDGQLLTITDVTSPTAMTLQLKYQANEVEMS; encoded by the coding sequence ATGTCCGTCGCTTCGCCTTCCAATCCCAGCATTGCATTGCAAAGCAAGTGGTGGAATGGTTTACGCAATGTGCTGGAACGCGAGGGTCTGTTCTGCAAAGACGATTTCACACCATCGGCTGAAAACTTGGAATTCCTGCAAACAAAGAGCAAAGTACTCATTATCGGTGCCGGAGGATTAGGCTGCGAGCTGCTCAAGGATTTGGCATTGATGGGGTTCGGTGATCTTCATGTGATCGATATGGACACCATAGAGCTATCCAATCTGAATCGCCAGTTCCTATTCAGACGCTCCGACATCAACTCTTCGAAGGCTGAATGTGCTGCCCGCTTCATCAACAATCGAGTACCCAGCTGCAAGGTGACGCCACATTTTGCCAAGATCCAGGACTTCGATGAGACGTTCTACCAGCAGTTTCACATTATTGTCTGCGGCCTCGACTCTATTGTGGCGCGTCGCTGGATTAACGGCATGCTTTTGTCTATGCTGCGCTACGAGGACGACAACAGCATTGATGTCTCCTCGATTATACCCATGATTGATGGAGGCACGGAAGGCTTTAAGGGCAACGCTCGCGTCATACTGCCCGGATTTACCGCCTGCATCGAATGCACCCTCGATTTGTTTCCTCCCCAGATCAATTATCCGCTGTGCACCATTGCGAATACGCCACGCTTGCCGGAACATTGCATCGAGTATGTGAAACTGATACAATGGGACAAGGAGAATCCTTTTGGGGCGCCACTGGATGGCGACGATCCGCAGCACATTGGTTGGATCTATGAGCGCGCCCAGGAGCGTGCCAATCAGTTCAACATCAGCGGCGTCACTTATCGCTTGGTGCAGGGTGTTATCAAGCACATCATTCCGGCAGTGGCCAGCACCAATGCTGTCATTGCGGCTGCTTGTGCCATGGAGGTATTCAAGCTGGCCACCAGTTGCTACGACAGCATGGCCaactatttgaatttcaaCGATCTCGACGGCATTTACACATACACCTACGAGGCGGAAAAGTCAGAGACTTGCTTGGCTTGCAGCAATGCACCACAGGTGGTAAACATCGAGCATCCCAACACCTCAACATTGGACGATGTGATCAAGCAGCTGTGTGAGCTGCCGCGTTTCCAACTCAAGAGTCCGGCGCTGACCACCGTCATGGCCGATGGCAAACAACGCACTCTGTATATGGCCAACGTAAAGAGCATTGAGGAGGCCACTCGCAAGAATCTGACCCAGTCATTGGGAGAGCTGGGTCTGCAGGATGGACAGTTGTTGACTATCACAGATGTCACGTCTCCTACTGCGATGACGCTGCAGCTCAAGTACCAGGCCAACGAGGTTGAAATGTCGTAA
- the LOC117568338 gene encoding SET and MYND domain-containing protein 4, whose protein sequence is MDVYDVSDDLIKKLNDWKLIGIISGKFNELKENYSKVNFVEHALIDFKYMEKIFLNVKLRENKCNKRSVEFRMLGNEQFSLKNRKYFQALELYNKSICYAEPNSEHLSIGYANRSAVFFEWKRYRECLANIELARKANYPERLRHKLDKRERDCQQLVQQQAPDIVPYDFKLSFEPHAQVPYIANCLELRETADEGRFIATTRDLVVGDVIAAEQPFCSSLLPPMRYIRCATCKQERYLTLIPCDNCCSVMFCSEDCKQLANDSFHKYECPIIDLLHRMFNKIHGIALRTTLSALNLYDSIEELMAYCEQPSNQQKCVFDLDFTQLTPQEHYRAIHGLVTNQHMRSVSDLFQRSVVCAVLKHFIIEYTPLKDFLGGEDGRNFFTDLLFRHLQTSPSNMHGIDLVEQVNETKDDQTHSSGAYAFLSLLNHSCAPNTLRIYDGTKAYLFVLRPIKAGEALYDNYGAHFAIFSKKERQERLSMQYRFNCSCEACELDHPKYKGMPHKATVPMVNDDTDMKLLGAYNYDFAIGNYQKYCDFLTEYGAAYPCAQISSAEECLKMALHIMADAVPLKAKM, encoded by the exons atggaCGTGTACGACGTTAGCGACGATCTGATCAAAAAGCTAAACGACTGGAAGCTTATTGGCATCATATCCGGCAAATTCAATGAGCTCAAAGAAAACTACTCCAAAGTGAATTTCGTTGAGCACGCGCTCATCGACTTCAAGTACATGGAAAAGATATTCCTTAATGTAAAATTGCGTGAGAACAAATGCAACAAGCGCAGCGTGGAGTTTCGTATGTTGGGCAACGAACAGTTCTCCTTAAAGAACAGGAAATACTTTCAA GCACTCGAATTGTACAACAAGAGTATTTGCTATGCTGAACCAAACTCGGAACATTTATCAATTGGCTATGCCAATCGATCGGCGGTCTTCTTCGAATGGAAACGGTATCGCGAGTGTCTCGCCAACATCGAGCTGGCGCGCAAGGCCAACTATCCGGAACGGCTGCGTCATAAGTTGGACAAACGGGAGCGCGACTGTCAGCAGCTGGTGCAGCAACAGGCACCAGACATTGTGCCCTATGACTTTAAGCTGAGCTTCGAGCCACACGCCCAGGTGCCGTATATTGCCAATTGCCTGGAATTGCGCGAAACTGCGGACGAAGGACGCTTTATAGCGACGACAAGGGATCTGGTTGTGGGCGATGTGATCGCCGCGGAGCAACCGTTCTGCTCCTCACTGCTGCCGCCCATGCGCTACATTAGGTGCGCGACATGCAAACAAGAACGTTACCTAACGCTTATACCCTGCGATAATTGCTGCTCGGTAATGTTCTGCTCGGAGGATTGCAAGCAGCTCGCCAACGATTCGTTTCACAAGTACGAATGCCCTATCATCGACTTGTTGCATCGCATGTTCAACAAAATCCACGGCATTGCGTTGCGCACAACGTTGAGCGCGTTGAATTTATACGATAGCATCGAGGAGCTGATGGCGTACTGCGAGCAGCCGAGTAATCAGCAGAAATGCGTCTTTGACTTGGACTTTACGCAACTGACACCCCAAGAGCACTATCGAGCCATCCATGGTCTGGTAACGAATCAGCATATGCGTTCCGTTTCGGATCTGTTTCAGCGATCAGTTGTGTGCGCCGTTCTCAAGCACTTCATCATTGAGTATACGCCGCTGAAGGACTTTTTGGGCGGTGAGGATGGTCGCAACTTTTTCACGGATCTGCTATTCAGGCATCTGCAAACATCACCATCGAATATGCATGGCATTGATCTCGTCGAGCAGGTGAACGAGACCAAGGACGATCAGACGCACTCATCAGGAGCCTAtgcgtttctctctctcctcaaTCATTCGTGTGCTCCTAACACTCTACGCATCTATGATGGCACCAAGGCCTATTTGTTTGTGCTGCGTCCCATCAAGGCTGGAGAAGCGCTCTACGACAACTATGG CGCGCACTTTGCCATTTTCAGCAAGAAGGAGCGCCAAGAAAGATTGTCCATGCAGTATCgcttcaactgcagctgcGAGGCCTGCGAACTGGATCATCCCAAGTATAAGGGAATGCCACACAAGGCGACGGTGCCGATGGTTAATGATGATACGGATATGAAGCTGCTGGGTGCCTACAACTATGATTTCGCGATTGGCAACTATCAGAAGTATTGTGATTTTCTAACCGAGTATGGCGCTGCTTATCCCTGTGCGCAGATCAGTTCGGCCGAGGAGTGCCTCAAAATGGCACTGCATATCATGGCGGATGCGGTGCCGCTCAAGGCGAAAATGTAA
- the LOC117568341 gene encoding S-phase kinase-associated protein 1 — translation MPIIRLESSDKEIFDTDIEIAKCSETIKTALEDLGDESDNSILPLPNVNSAILRKVLHWATYHAQDDPQQAQEDENKEKRTDDISSWDADFLKVDQGTLFELILAANYLNIQGLLDVTCKTCANMIKGKSLQDIRETFAIANDFSPAEEEKVRKENEWCEEK, via the coding sequence ATGCCCATTATTCGCTTGGAATCTTCCGATAAGGAAATTTTTGACACCGACATCGAGATTGCAAAATGTTCGGAGACCATCAAAACGGCACTTGAAGACTTGGGTGATGAAAGTGACAATAGCATATTGCCCCTTCCCAATGTTAACTCGGCCATTTTACGCAAAGTTCTGCACTGGGCTACGTATCATGCTCAGGATGATCCACAACAGGCCCAAGAGGATGAGAATAAGGAGAAACGCACCGATGACATCTCATCTTGGGATGCCGACTTCCTGAAAGTCGACCAAGGCACCTTATTCGAGCTTATTCTAGCGgctaattatttgaatattcaagGTTTATTAGATGTCACCTGCAAAACCTGCGCCAATATGATCAAAGGAAAGTCACTTCAGGACATTCGAGAGacttttgccattgccaatgACTTTTCGCCAGCTGAAGAGGAAAAGGTGCGCAAGGAGAACGAGTGGTGCGAGGAGAAGTAA
- the LOC117568342 gene encoding uncharacterized protein LOC117568342 encodes MAQVKCNEPGDWRDAPFLVVLYDYTMKNAEFPSDIGTLIAYVLVLIVSWYVVLWTARFLLSLVWPVIIVVSAFLLFRFLYTFQHEDLGDIVLHTLTYVVDTAAYIIEKIFEFLASVVQ; translated from the coding sequence atggCGCAAGTAAAATGCAACGAACCGGGAGATTGGCGCGATGCTCCCTTTCTTGTTGTCCTTTACGATTACACGATGAAGAATGCGGAATTTCCCTCGGACATTGGGACCCTCATTGCTTATGTGCTGGTGCTAATCGTATCATGGTATGTCGTACTCTGGACAGCACGTTTCCTGCTCTCGCTCGTATGGCCGGTGATCATTGTTGTGTCGGCATTCCTGCTTTTTCGCTTTCTTTACACATTCCAACACGAAGACTTGGGGGATATAGTGCTCCATACTCTTACCTATGTGGTAGACACCGCCGCATATATAATAGAAAAGATTTTTGAGTTTCTTGCGAGTGTCGTCCAGTAA